The DNA sequence CTCGCGCGGGATCTCGCGCTTGATGAGCTTCTCGATGTCGCGCAGGAACCCTTCCTCGTCGACGCACACCAGCGAGACCGCCTCGCCGCGCGCGCCCGCGCGGCCGGTGCGGCCGATGCGGTGCACGTAGTCCTCCGGCACGTTGGGCAGCTCGTAGTTGACCACGTGCGGCAGCTGGTCGATGTCGATGCCGCGCGCCGCGATGTCGGTGGCCACCAGCACCTGCAGCTCGCCGCTCTTGAACTCCGACAGCGCCTTCGTGCGTGCGCCCTGGCTCTTGTTGCCGTGGATCGCCATCGCGGTGATGCCTTCCTTGAGCAGGAACTCGACCAGCCGGTTGGCGCCGTGCTTCATGCGCGTGAACACCAGCACCTGGTGCCAGTCGTTGTCCTTGATCAGGTGCGCGAGCAGTTCCTTCTTGCGGTCGCGGTCCACCGGATGGACCTTCTGCGCGATGGTCTCCGCGGTGGTGTTGCGGCGCGCCACCTCGATCACCTGCGGCTTGTTCAGCAGGCGTTCGGCCAGCGCCTTGATGTCGTCGGAGAAGGTCGCCGAGAACAGCAGGCTCTGCTTCTGCGCCGGCACGATGGCCAGCACCTTCTTGATGTCGTGGATGAAGCCCATGTCCAGCATGCGGTCGGCCTCGTCGAGCACGAAGTACTGGACATGGCTGAGGTCCAGCGTGCCCTGCTGGTGGTGGTCCAGCAGGCGGCCGGGCGTGGCGACCAGGATGTCCACGCCGCGCCGCAGCGCGTCGATCTGCGGCTGCATGCCCACGCCGCCGAACATCACCATGGACTTCAGCGGCAGGTACTTGCCGTAGGTGCGCACGCTTTCCTCGACCTGGGCGGCGAGTTCGCGCGTGGGGGTGAGGATGAGGGCGCGGATCGCGACGCGGCCCTTGGCGTCGCGCGCCGGCTTGGCCGCGGCCAGCTTGTGCAGCAACGGCAGCGTGAAGCCGGCGGTCTTGCCGGTGCCGGTCTGCGCGCCGGCCAGCAGGTCGCCGCCGCCGAGCACGGCCGGGATGGCTTGCGCCTGGATGGGGGTGGGGGAGACGTAGCCCTGCTCGCGCACGGCACGGACGATGGGCTCGGCAAGGCCGAGTTCAGCAAAAGTCATGTGGGAGTCGCTCCTGCCAGGGAGCGCAAGATCGGCCTGCTGCCGCTCGCGTCGAGGGCACCAGTCGTAGGCAGACGGTTCGGGAAAGAGGTCGGAAACGACTGCGGCGCCACGACTGGAAGCGGCGCCGCAAGGACCATTCTACGCGCATTTGCCGTCGCGTCCCAGGAAAGGGTCGCGACGGCGGCACGGGGCGGTCAGCGCCGCAGGATCGCCGCGTGGTGCGCGAGGTGGTCCTCGACGAAGCTGGCGACGAAGTAGTAGCCGTGGTCGTAGCCCTCGTGCCGGCGCAGCGTCAGCGGCTGGCCGACGGCCGCGCAGGCCGCCTCGAACAGGTGCGGGTGCAGCTGCTCCTCGAGGAACCTGTCTGCCAGCCCCTGGTCGACCAGGATGCCGTCGGGGTAGGGCGGCTGCGCCTGGCGCGACATCAGCTC is a window from the Caldimonas thermodepolymerans genome containing:
- a CDS encoding DEAD/DEAH box helicase; the encoded protein is MTFAELGLAEPIVRAVREQGYVSPTPIQAQAIPAVLGGGDLLAGAQTGTGKTAGFTLPLLHKLAAAKPARDAKGRVAIRALILTPTRELAAQVEESVRTYGKYLPLKSMVMFGGVGMQPQIDALRRGVDILVATPGRLLDHHQQGTLDLSHVQYFVLDEADRMLDMGFIHDIKKVLAIVPAQKQSLLFSATFSDDIKALAERLLNKPQVIEVARRNTTAETIAQKVHPVDRDRKKELLAHLIKDNDWHQVLVFTRMKHGANRLVEFLLKEGITAMAIHGNKSQGARTKALSEFKSGELQVLVATDIAARGIDIDQLPHVVNYELPNVPEDYVHRIGRTGRAGARGEAVSLVCVDEEGFLRDIEKLIKREIPREVVPGFEPDPNARPEPIKLGRMTLHGGLNAGGKGRGGASRPSQGGARQGQGKAQQQPSQARAPRPQQPAAAAPQRKAHDGRPANARPAHGHPQHGTPGARQGAQGAALLGGKPRR